The genomic window AGCTTATTTTTATTGGGATTGGAACGGCACTAGTGATGAATTTATATATGCCTTCTAAAGATAAACTATTACGACAGCGACGTATGCAAGTTGAAGAGTTGCTTAAGGCAACGTTGAAGCAGCTTTCGATCTACATACGTGCAGGTGAAAGCAATTGGGATGGAAATGAACTTCCTCAGTTAGATAAAGTGTTGAAGGAAAGTAAGAAAGTTGCCTTTGTTTCAATGCAAAATCATCTCTTATCAGAAGAAAATCATTATTATCATTATTTTTCAATGCGCGAAAAGCAACTTGAGATCATTGAACGTTTAATGCCACACTTAACAAGAATTAATGGGTCAGTCCCTCAGCAAGAAAAGGTCGCGAATTTTCTAGAAGAGCTGTCACGCGCAGTTAGTCCTACCAATTCAGTTGCTTATTTTCTCTTGCAGTTAGAAGAAATGCGCACCGAATTTCGGAATATGCCGCTTCCAAAAACAAGAGAAGAGTTTGAAAGTCGGTCTTCCCTTCTTTTAATTGTGTTTGAATTTGAACAATATTTAAAGACAAAAGACGCGCTTTGGGTGCAAAAATCGGATAAAAAGAGATCATTGAGCAAACCCTAAATGGAGTTCAACTTCATAGGGGTGACAAATGTGAAATGGTCTTTTTTTCTGTTTACGTTTATTATGCTATCAACTTTACTTCCAGAACAATTTCCAGTGGAAAAAGCAGCGGTTATTGTGAATGTCCAAACAAATGAAATGGCAATCTTTGAAGCGAACCGTATAAGCGATGTGTTTCCGGTTGCAAGTGGAAAAAAAGGAGAAGAAACACCTCTTGGTGAATTCCATGTGCTTGTTAAAGCAAAGCATCCTTACTATCGTAAAAAGAATATAGCTGGAGGCGATAAACGGAACCCACTTGGCAGCAGGTGGATTGGCTTTGATGCGAATGGAACGAATGGGCGTACATACGGACTACACGGAACAAATCAACCGCATTCCATAGGTTACAACGCTTCGTTAGGCTGTATTCGCTTAGAGAATTCTTCTGTAGAGTATGTATATGAAAGAGTAGAGATTGGAAGTAAAGTGATTGTAGTGAAAGAAACAAAAAGCTTTTCGGCGTTAGGGAAGCAATTTAACTTGTTGAAGAAATAAGGATATGACCACACACATGCTTCAGGCGGAAATCTCAATGGACTCCGCCTGGCTTGTCTACTTTAAAGGTATGATTAGAACATGCCTAAACCGGCAGCTGCGGTAAACACGCCCCCTAATACGAGTGTTGCAATCATAATGT from Shouchella hunanensis includes these protein-coding regions:
- a CDS encoding L,D-transpeptidase is translated as MKWSFFLFTFIMLSTLLPEQFPVEKAAVIVNVQTNEMAIFEANRISDVFPVASGKKGEETPLGEFHVLVKAKHPYYRKKNIAGGDKRNPLGSRWIGFDANGTNGRTYGLHGTNQPHSIGYNASLGCIRLENSSVEYVYERVEIGSKVIVVKETKSFSALGKQFNLLKK
- a CDS encoding aromatic acid exporter family protein; the protein is MKFRIGYRTLKTAIGVLISLSIAQLLELNFASSAAIITILCISVTRRNSLLVSWARFIACIIGLIMSSVLFELLGYTPVAAALFILLFIPVVLLVKASDGIVTSSVIVMHLYVVGETSISFYWNELQLIFIGIGTALVMNLYMPSKDKLLRQRRMQVEELLKATLKQLSIYIRAGESNWDGNELPQLDKVLKESKKVAFVSMQNHLLSEENHYYHYFSMREKQLEIIERLMPHLTRINGSVPQQEKVANFLEELSRAVSPTNSVAYFLLQLEEMRTEFRNMPLPKTREEFESRSSLLLIVFEFEQYLKTKDALWVQKSDKKRSLSKP
- the prli42 gene encoding stressosome-associated protein Prli42, which gives rise to MPRKFQRLIIYIMIATLVLGGVFTAAAGLGMF